One genomic segment of Pseudomonas chlororaphis subsp. aurantiaca includes these proteins:
- the clsB gene encoding cardiolipin synthase ClsB — MNDMPLEKTTVDRLPDAGLAHEPPRMDLEYGWHSNNRVVLLENGEAYFPRVFEVLRQAQHEILLETFILFEDKVGQELHGILIEAAQRGVRVTVSLDGFGCGELSSEFLAAMSNAGVRLQIFDPAQPILGVRTNWFRRLHRKIVVVDGSIAFVGGINFSADHLADFGPQAKQDYSVEIQGPAVVDIHHFALSQGDGPARARYWWQRRRQRRAQLALTDHDGQVRLVYRDNRLHRSDIEEVYRQVLRGARQRVVIANAYFFPGYRLLREIRNAARRGVEVRLILQGEPDMLVARLAARTLYDYLLKDGVTIYEYCERPLHGKVALVDDDWSTVGSSNLDPLSLSLNLEANVLIRDRAFNHDLFERLDRLSRDHCQAMPAKGSGRGRLWRLTVGFLVFHILRHFPAWAGWLPAHKPQLKPFGQAATQRESPHEPH, encoded by the coding sequence ATGAACGACATGCCTCTGGAAAAAACCACGGTGGACCGCCTGCCCGACGCCGGGCTGGCCCACGAGCCGCCACGGATGGACCTCGAATATGGCTGGCACAGCAACAACCGGGTGGTGCTGCTGGAAAATGGCGAAGCCTATTTCCCCCGAGTGTTCGAAGTGCTGCGCCAGGCGCAGCACGAGATCCTGCTGGAGACCTTCATCCTTTTCGAGGACAAGGTCGGCCAGGAGCTGCACGGTATCCTGATCGAGGCCGCACAGCGTGGTGTACGGGTCACCGTCAGCCTGGACGGCTTCGGTTGCGGCGAATTGAGCTCCGAATTCCTTGCCGCCATGAGCAACGCCGGGGTGCGCTTGCAGATATTCGACCCGGCGCAGCCGATTCTCGGGGTACGCACCAACTGGTTCCGCCGCCTGCATCGCAAGATAGTGGTGGTCGACGGCAGCATCGCCTTTGTCGGCGGGATCAACTTCTCCGCCGATCACCTGGCCGATTTCGGTCCCCAGGCCAAGCAGGACTACTCGGTAGAGATCCAGGGGCCGGCGGTGGTGGATATCCATCATTTCGCCCTGAGCCAGGGCGACGGCCCGGCCCGCGCCCGCTACTGGTGGCAACGCCGCCGGCAGCGCCGCGCGCAGCTGGCCCTGACCGACCATGACGGCCAGGTGCGCCTGGTCTATCGCGACAACCGCCTGCACCGCAGCGATATCGAAGAGGTCTACCGCCAGGTGCTGCGTGGAGCCCGGCAACGGGTGGTGATCGCCAATGCCTATTTCTTCCCCGGCTATCGGCTGCTGCGCGAGATCCGCAACGCCGCGCGCCGTGGCGTCGAGGTGCGGCTGATCCTGCAGGGCGAGCCGGACATGCTGGTGGCCAGGCTGGCGGCACGCACGCTCTATGACTACCTGCTCAAGGATGGCGTGACCATCTACGAATATTGCGAACGGCCGCTGCACGGCAAGGTGGCGCTGGTGGACGACGACTGGAGCACCGTGGGCTCGAGCAATCTCGACCCGCTGAGCCTGTCGCTGAACCTGGAAGCCAATGTGCTGATCCGCGACCGGGCCTTCAATCACGACCTGTTCGAGCGCCTCGACCGGCTCAGCCGCGACCACTGCCAGGCCATGCCGGCCAAGGGTTCCGGTCGCGGCCGCCTGTGGCGACTGACCGTGGGCTTCCTGGTGTTTCACATCCTGCGTCACTTTCCGGCCTGGGCCGGCTGGCTGCCCGCCCACAAGCCGCAGTTGAAGCCCTTCGGCCAGGCCGCCACCCAGCGGGAGTCGCCCCATGAGCCGCACTGA
- a CDS encoding lysylphosphatidylglycerol synthase domain-containing protein, whose product MSRTDAHGSTPAASHARSRWQRLKKPLTIAFFLLLIVLFTLLARRIDWGEVLGTLADFKVRTLVIAASLTLASFLVYACFDLIGRTYIRQNLGWRQILPVGFISYAFNLNLSAWVGGIAMRYRLYSRLGVSTGNIAKILGLSLATNWFGYMAVAGTVFASGLMKLPPGWQLSNGALQGVGVLLLVLGVGYLAACRFSRRREWSIRGVEINLPSLHMALLQLALGALNWSLMAAVIFTLLPSKLDYPVVLGVLLISSIAGVITHIPAGLGVLEAVFIALLQHEVSRGSLLAGLIAYRAIYFILPLLIALLMYLALEAKAKALRVEKKPRKGN is encoded by the coding sequence ATGAGCCGCACTGATGCCCATGGCTCGACACCCGCCGCGTCGCATGCCCGGTCGCGCTGGCAACGCCTGAAGAAACCGCTGACCATCGCCTTCTTCCTGCTGTTGATCGTGCTGTTCACCCTGCTGGCCCGGCGCATCGACTGGGGCGAGGTGCTTGGCACCCTGGCCGACTTCAAGGTGCGCACCCTGGTCATCGCCGCGAGCCTGACCCTGGCCAGCTTCCTGGTCTATGCCTGCTTCGACCTGATCGGGCGCACCTACATCCGGCAGAACCTCGGCTGGCGGCAGATCCTGCCGGTGGGGTTCATCAGCTATGCCTTCAACCTCAACCTCAGCGCCTGGGTCGGCGGGATCGCCATGCGCTACCGACTGTACTCCAGGCTCGGGGTGAGCACCGGCAACATCGCCAAGATCCTCGGCCTGAGCCTGGCCACCAACTGGTTCGGCTACATGGCCGTGGCCGGCACGGTGTTCGCCAGTGGCCTGATGAAGCTGCCGCCCGGCTGGCAGCTCAGCAACGGCGCGTTGCAGGGGGTGGGCGTCCTGCTGCTGGTGCTGGGCGTGGGTTACCTGGCGGCCTGTCGATTTTCCCGACGGCGCGAGTGGTCGATACGCGGGGTCGAGATCAACCTGCCCTCGTTGCACATGGCCCTGCTGCAACTGGCCCTGGGCGCGCTCAACTGGTCGCTGATGGCAGCGGTGATCTTTACCCTGCTGCCCAGCAAGCTCGATTACCCGGTGGTGCTCGGAGTGCTGCTAATCAGCAGCATCGCCGGGGTCATCACCCATATCCCGGCGGGGCTCGGGGTGTTGGAGGCGGTGTTCATCGCCCTGCTGCAACATGAGGTGTCCCGCGGCAGCCTGCTGGCCGGGTTGATCGCCTACCGGGCGATCTACTTCATCCTGCCGCTGCTGATCGCGCTGCTGATGTACCTGGCGCTGGAAGCCAAAGCCAAGGCGTTGCGCGTGGAGAAAAAGCCGCGCAAAGGCAACTGA
- a CDS encoding alpha/beta hydrolase family protein, with protein MTARSESIQIDIDDEQMSGTFLSPRSKVPGVLFVHGWGGSQERDLERARGIAGLGCVCLTFDLRGHAGSGIPLNRVTREDNLRDLLAAYDRLLAHPALDTSAIAVVGTSYGGYLASILTSLRPVRWLALRVPALYRDEAWNSPKRDLDKADLLDYRSSLVRMDSNRALHACAAFTGDVLLVESETDEHVPHATIMSYRAACQQTHSMTHRIIDGADHALSDPVSQQAYTSILVDWITEMVVGERLSIIQSR; from the coding sequence ATGACGGCTAGAAGCGAAAGCATTCAAATCGACATCGATGACGAGCAGATGAGCGGGACCTTCCTCAGTCCCAGGTCGAAAGTCCCCGGCGTACTGTTTGTCCACGGTTGGGGTGGGAGCCAGGAACGCGACCTGGAGCGCGCCCGGGGCATCGCCGGGCTGGGTTGCGTGTGCCTGACCTTCGACCTGCGGGGCCACGCCGGTAGCGGTATCCCGCTGAACCGCGTGACCCGCGAAGACAACCTGCGCGACCTGTTGGCGGCCTATGACCGCCTGCTGGCCCACCCGGCCCTCGACACCTCGGCAATCGCCGTGGTGGGCACCAGTTACGGTGGCTACCTGGCAAGCATCCTGACCTCTCTGCGGCCGGTGCGCTGGCTGGCGCTGCGGGTACCGGCGCTGTACCGCGACGAAGCCTGGAACAGCCCCAAGCGCGACCTGGACAAGGCCGACCTGCTGGATTACCGCAGCAGCCTGGTGCGCATGGACAGCAACCGGGCGCTGCATGCCTGCGCGGCGTTCACCGGGGATGTGCTGCTGGTGGAGTCGGAGACTGACGAGCATGTGCCGCACGCCACCATCATGAGTTACCGCGCGGCCTGCCAGCAGACCCATTCCATGACCCACCGGATCATCGACGGCGCCGACCATGCCCTGAGCGATCCCGTGTCGCAGCAGGCCTACACCTCGATCCTGGTGGACTGGATCACGGAAATGGTGGTGGGAGAACGGTTGAGCATCATTCAGTCGCGATAG
- a CDS encoding DUF3182 family protein — translation MTPTQRKKRVVAHSVHPGASQHVVETNRALARWLAQILGLEFAGDYDPFVHGQGELYLLPTQTIVGPAAARQLRVKGPGDLWGGYVEHDFICTKAITHGLLNKNAVAPPGWAPLFSLRVRNVVLDGLSVFTLNDARPAASHLLYSGPIRMKPIHACAGRGQQVIESLEHFDELLTQPDVARQFNEGVVLEQDLQQVVTYSAGQSFIAGHVLSYCGQQYLTEDADGEQVYGGSELLVVQGGYPELLALQLPPDVRQAVQQAQVFDAAADEAYPRFFASRRNYDIAQGLDAEGRQRSGVLEQSWRMGGASSAEVAALQAFINHPGMRAIRVSAVETYVDRPLPVDAIEVYRGPAEHSDFLLKYVTVKSYDG, via the coding sequence ATGACCCCGACGCAACGCAAGAAACGAGTGGTCGCCCACTCGGTCCATCCGGGGGCCTCTCAGCATGTAGTGGAGACCAATCGCGCGCTGGCCCGATGGCTGGCGCAGATACTCGGGCTGGAGTTCGCCGGTGACTACGACCCGTTCGTGCATGGCCAGGGCGAGCTGTACCTGCTGCCGACGCAGACCATCGTCGGCCCTGCCGCGGCCCGGCAATTGCGGGTCAAGGGGCCGGGCGACCTGTGGGGCGGGTATGTCGAGCATGACTTTATCTGCACCAAGGCCATCACCCATGGTTTGTTGAACAAGAACGCCGTGGCCCCGCCGGGCTGGGCGCCGCTGTTCTCCCTGCGGGTGCGCAATGTGGTGCTGGACGGCCTGAGCGTGTTCACCCTGAACGACGCCCGGCCAGCGGCCAGCCATTTGCTTTACAGCGGGCCGATCCGCATGAAGCCGATCCATGCCTGCGCCGGTCGTGGCCAGCAGGTGATCGAGAGCCTGGAGCACTTCGACGAGCTGCTGACGCAACCGGACGTCGCCCGGCAGTTCAATGAAGGCGTGGTCCTGGAGCAGGATCTGCAACAGGTGGTCACCTACAGCGCCGGCCAGTCCTTTATCGCCGGCCATGTCCTCAGCTACTGCGGCCAGCAGTACCTGACCGAGGACGCCGACGGCGAGCAGGTCTACGGTGGCTCCGAGCTGTTGGTGGTGCAGGGGGGCTACCCTGAGTTGCTGGCGCTGCAACTGCCGCCGGACGTGCGCCAGGCGGTGCAGCAGGCCCAGGTTTTCGACGCCGCCGCCGATGAGGCCTATCCGCGCTTTTTCGCCTCCCGGCGCAATTACGATATCGCCCAGGGCCTGGACGCCGAGGGCCGGCAACGCAGCGGCGTACTCGAGCAATCGTGGCGCATGGGCGGTGCCAGCAGCGCCGAAGTGGCGGCTTTGCAGGCCTTTATCAACCATCCGGGCATGCGCGCGATTCGTGTGTCCGCGGTGGAAACCTATGTCGACCGGCCCTTGCCGGTCGATGCCATCGAGGTCTATCGCGGGCCCGCGGAGCACAGTGACTTTCTTCTCAAATATGTAACGGTCAAATCCTATGACGGCTAG
- a CDS encoding GlxA family transcriptional regulator, which translates to MGMESAVAELGVLIYPGAQMAAVHGLTDLFGVANRIAAEQRSTQLPLLRISHWQAQAEQAPIRVYDSHPDVDGPLLAVLIPPSVAGFSQAQAPQALTQWLRQQHANGATLGGVCVGSILLAESGLLDGRSATTHWTSAKQFAERYPNIRLNADKPIVDDGDLITTAGLMAWSELGLRMVDRLLGPSIASGTARFLVIEHSDSASQCGSNFAPILGHGDAAILKVQHWLQANGAVDVSLAIMAQQAGLEECTFLRRFRAATGLKPTEYCQHLRVGKAREMLEFTNGTIDHIAWTVGYQDPGAFRATFKKITGLAPSEYRARFGVTPPTPLARAGQG; encoded by the coding sequence ATGGGTATGGAAAGCGCAGTCGCCGAGCTGGGCGTGCTGATCTATCCCGGGGCACAGATGGCCGCGGTGCATGGCTTGACCGACCTGTTCGGGGTCGCCAACCGTATCGCCGCCGAACAACGCAGTACGCAGTTGCCGCTGTTGCGCATCAGCCACTGGCAGGCGCAGGCCGAGCAGGCGCCTATACGGGTATACGACAGTCACCCTGATGTCGACGGTCCATTGCTGGCGGTGCTGATCCCACCCTCGGTGGCCGGTTTCTCCCAGGCACAGGCACCGCAGGCGCTGACCCAATGGCTACGCCAGCAGCATGCCAATGGTGCGACCCTGGGCGGGGTCTGTGTCGGGTCGATCCTGCTGGCCGAAAGTGGCCTGCTCGACGGTCGCAGTGCCACCACTCACTGGACTTCGGCGAAGCAGTTCGCCGAGCGCTACCCGAACATCCGCCTGAACGCCGACAAGCCGATCGTCGACGATGGCGACCTGATCACCACTGCCGGCCTGATGGCCTGGTCCGAGCTCGGGCTGCGCATGGTCGATCGCCTGCTGGGCCCGAGCATTGCCAGTGGCACCGCGCGTTTTCTGGTGATCGAGCACAGCGACAGTGCCAGCCAGTGCGGCAGTAACTTTGCGCCGATCCTCGGCCACGGCGACGCGGCGATCCTCAAGGTGCAGCACTGGCTGCAGGCCAATGGCGCGGTGGACGTTTCCCTCGCCATCATGGCGCAGCAGGCCGGGCTGGAGGAGTGCACCTTCCTGCGGCGCTTTCGGGCCGCCACCGGGCTCAAGCCCACCGAATATTGCCAGCACTTGCGGGTGGGCAAGGCCCGGGAAATGCTCGAGTTCACCAACGGCACCATCGACCATATCGCCTGGACGGTCGGTTACCAGGACCCGGGGGCGTTCCGCGCCACCTTCAAGAAGATCACCGGGCTGGCGCCCAGCGAATATCGCGCGCGTTTCGGCGTGACACCGCCGACACCGCTGGCGCGGGCCGGGCAGGGCTGA
- a CDS encoding cysteine hydrolase family protein produces MAEQALIVVDIQNDYFPDGKWPLVGVEAAADNAARLIQAFRDRGQQVVHIRHEFTSDSAPFFTPGSSGAQLHPKVTNRADEPVVLKHFVNSFRETELEAILDQHDIEQLVVVGSMSHMCIDGVTRAAADLGYGVTVIHDACATRDLEFNGVVVPAAQVHAAFMSSLGFAYASVVSTDEFLAGSR; encoded by the coding sequence ATGGCCGAGCAAGCACTCATCGTAGTCGATATCCAGAACGACTACTTCCCCGACGGCAAGTGGCCCCTGGTGGGCGTCGAAGCCGCCGCCGACAACGCCGCGCGGCTGATCCAGGCCTTCCGTGACAGAGGCCAGCAGGTGGTGCACATCCGCCACGAATTCACTTCCGACAGCGCGCCGTTCTTCACCCCCGGCTCCAGCGGAGCACAACTGCACCCCAAGGTCACCAACCGCGCCGACGAACCGGTGGTGCTCAAGCACTTCGTCAATTCGTTCCGCGAAACCGAGCTCGAAGCCATCCTCGACCAGCACGACATTGAGCAACTGGTGGTGGTCGGCAGCATGAGCCACATGTGCATCGACGGCGTCACCCGCGCTGCCGCCGACCTGGGCTATGGCGTCACAGTGATCCATGACGCCTGCGCCACCCGCGACCTCGAATTCAATGGTGTGGTGGTGCCGGCGGCCCAGGTGCATGCCGCCTTCATGTCGTCCCTGGGGTTCGCCTACGCCAGTGTGGTGTCCACCGATGAGTTTCTGGCGGGCAGCCGGTGA
- a CDS encoding iron-containing redox enzyme family protein, protein MKLESAVPRELTTDIIEDLTGGSIWDTWLDSDSLNQLVNHPLLLAMQEGSISLKGMRFFLVQHHHYSRNFTRFLCAIINRLESLDDIKHLMKNMQEEMGIDDVGKVTHAELFQRTLRATGTHAMAEKALPQTLDFTQAVMEFCRRENAIEGLAALCMGAEAIVPLIYRPVLQALERLNVSEEGLEFFRVHIEEDEDHAITMLGILEQLAQCSPGARLLAKDVGRRIILKRCAMFDAIWQKVGQEPAQAHDEQRAQPDKLTWLNAVTTVPIQLPRRLLHVAVEGERGAPRTTPTSSQKSSVVDLPVQTMRVSLEQLAPNTQTRLHRHNYETVIYVLSGSGATYIEEKVLHWEAGDAIYVPAWAGHYHVSDHQQTVSYIACENSPLLASQGKIVIREEL, encoded by the coding sequence GTGAAATTGGAAAGTGCCGTACCCCGTGAACTCACAACCGATATTATTGAGGACCTTACTGGCGGATCCATATGGGATACATGGCTGGATAGCGACTCGCTGAATCAGTTGGTCAACCATCCGCTGCTCTTGGCCATGCAAGAGGGGAGTATCTCTTTAAAAGGCATGCGCTTTTTCTTGGTACAACATCATCACTACTCTCGCAACTTCACCCGTTTTCTCTGCGCCATAATCAACCGGCTCGAGAGCCTGGATGACATCAAGCACCTGATGAAAAACATGCAGGAGGAAATGGGAATCGACGACGTAGGCAAGGTGACTCATGCCGAGCTGTTCCAAAGAACCCTGCGCGCCACCGGAACCCATGCCATGGCCGAAAAGGCCTTGCCGCAGACCCTCGACTTCACTCAGGCCGTCATGGAGTTCTGTCGCCGCGAAAACGCCATCGAGGGCCTCGCGGCCCTGTGCATGGGAGCCGAGGCGATCGTGCCGCTGATCTATAGGCCCGTCCTGCAGGCCCTGGAGCGCCTGAATGTCAGCGAAGAAGGCCTGGAGTTCTTCCGTGTGCACATCGAAGAGGATGAGGACCACGCGATCACGATGCTGGGCATCCTCGAACAGCTAGCCCAGTGCTCACCTGGAGCAAGACTCCTGGCCAAGGACGTCGGACGTCGGATCATTCTCAAGCGCTGCGCAATGTTCGATGCCATCTGGCAGAAGGTCGGCCAGGAGCCCGCGCAAGCTCATGATGAGCAGCGCGCGCAGCCGGACAAGCTCACCTGGTTGAATGCCGTGACCACTGTTCCTATCCAGCTGCCGCGCCGCTTGTTGCATGTCGCCGTCGAGGGCGAGCGTGGTGCGCCACGGACCACGCCAACATCGAGCCAGAAAAGCAGTGTCGTGGATTTACCGGTGCAAACAATGCGCGTGAGCCTGGAACAACTCGCTCCCAACACACAAACCCGCCTGCACAGACATAACTACGAAACCGTCATTTATGTTCTAAGCGGAAGTGGCGCAACTTACATTGAAGAGAAAGTTCTTCACTGGGAAGCCGGCGACGCTATCTATGTTCCCGCCTGGGCCGGGCACTACCATGTCAGCGACCACCAGCAAACAGTCTCATATATTGCCTGCGAGAACTCTCCGCTATTGGCCAGCCAGGGGAAGATTGTCATTCGCGAAGAACTCTGA
- the ectB gene encoding diaminobutyrate--2-oxoglutarate transaminase, whose amino-acid sequence MNNFITEAVSLISEDPADTFFNHESAVRSYCRKFPAIFAIARNSILTDINGTSYIDFLSGAGSLNYGHNNPMIKEALLEYLRSDGITHSLDLHTSAKKTFIEEFNRIILGPRALNYRLQFTGPTGTNAVEAAMKLARKVTGRTNIVAFSNAFHGMSLGALAASARSAKRAAAGVSLPDITRMPYEGFLGQQVDTLSVLEHMLTMPGSGIDLPAAFIVEPVQAEGGVNVASPQWLRGLAQLASRHGILLIVDDIQAGCGRTGTFFSFERAGIQPDLVCLAKSISGYGLPMSLVLIKPELDLWQPGEHNGTFRGNNLAFIAAAQALRYWQDCDFMDALSQRSKRIADTIAHWQESWPQLIKAVRGLGMIWGIELPDALTTQQVSAQAYAGGLIVETCGAQDNIIKLLPPLTIDPQSLDKGLAQLGRALSSAAKK is encoded by the coding sequence ATGAATAACTTTATTACTGAAGCGGTATCACTGATCAGTGAAGACCCTGCCGATACATTTTTCAATCACGAATCCGCGGTCAGAAGTTACTGTCGAAAGTTTCCCGCCATTTTCGCCATCGCGCGCAATTCGATATTGACCGATATCAATGGCACCTCATACATCGACTTTCTGTCCGGGGCGGGCTCATTGAACTATGGACATAACAACCCAATGATCAAGGAGGCATTACTGGAGTACTTGCGAAGCGACGGTATTACCCATTCCCTGGACTTGCACACCAGCGCCAAGAAGACCTTCATCGAGGAATTCAACCGGATCATCCTAGGCCCCAGAGCACTGAACTACCGCCTGCAGTTCACCGGCCCGACCGGCACCAATGCTGTCGAAGCAGCGATGAAACTCGCCCGTAAAGTCACCGGCAGAACCAACATAGTCGCCTTCAGCAATGCATTTCACGGCATGTCCCTGGGAGCCCTCGCTGCGTCGGCCCGAAGCGCCAAGCGTGCCGCGGCCGGTGTTTCGTTGCCGGACATCACACGGATGCCCTACGAAGGATTTCTCGGCCAGCAGGTGGACACCCTGAGCGTGCTGGAACACATGTTGACCATGCCCGGATCGGGGATCGACCTGCCGGCCGCGTTCATCGTCGAACCGGTGCAAGCCGAAGGAGGCGTAAACGTTGCCAGCCCCCAATGGCTGCGAGGTCTCGCCCAACTGGCCAGCCGCCACGGCATTCTGCTGATCGTCGATGACATTCAGGCCGGATGCGGAAGAACCGGGACTTTCTTTAGCTTCGAGAGGGCGGGTATCCAGCCCGACCTCGTCTGCCTGGCCAAGTCCATTTCCGGCTATGGCTTGCCCATGTCCCTGGTATTGATCAAGCCCGAGCTGGACCTTTGGCAGCCTGGAGAACACAACGGTACCTTCCGCGGCAACAACCTGGCGTTCATCGCCGCCGCCCAGGCCCTGCGCTACTGGCAGGACTGCGACTTCATGGACGCCCTGAGCCAGCGTTCGAAACGGATCGCCGACACCATTGCACACTGGCAAGAGAGCTGGCCCCAACTGATCAAAGCCGTCCGCGGACTGGGAATGATCTGGGGAATCGAGCTGCCCGATGCGCTCACCACCCAGCAGGTCAGTGCCCAGGCCTATGCCGGCGGCCTGATCGTCGAAACCTGCGGCGCGCAGGACAACATCATCAAACTGCTCCCTCCGCTCACCATCGACCCACAGTCCCTCGACAAAGGGCTCGCCCAGCTGGGCCGCGCCCTGAGTAGCGCTGCAAAAAAATGA
- a CDS encoding glutathionylspermidine synthase family protein: MNNNALACTPNTSLFEADDRLIEQFLAHLTPDAHKRLIAAQKRFCDSLSSEGLNFEGKSYPVSIRPLILSNETVAQLQTLGEGFARVFDHAARIYVENEQVRTLFPAYKNSEHLTFNLPGHSPLVRIFRLDGLFDSEGVYRILETNTDCPGGVIQNGLAGRLWAEIDNPLLTGIDHSVDFQPFVSDPDLFLKELLSAHFQRTGQPARRAAIVTFKGRFKNEVAQMVAGLNRLGVPTEEIDAADLKRRDGHLVDPQGRVIDMAYNKLDLRDLIDEPLVSEYLDAASNAEVTFLNPLISQWPLADKAIMALLSDPKMLALLPEEDRELCRTHIPWTRLLAAGQSSNPQGQPIDLISYVRRHRPHLVLKPSNATRGEGLLVGPFATQEQWEQGICSALEGPHSFVVQQYIQGRTLSAVHPDLGVTESMWSGVDTYVYGGRFAGFQARASFDPVMNVGRKGILLPVITLKELAR; the protein is encoded by the coding sequence ATGAACAATAACGCCTTAGCCTGCACGCCCAACACCAGTCTTTTCGAGGCGGATGATCGCCTCATCGAGCAATTCCTTGCCCACCTGACACCGGATGCGCATAAACGACTGATCGCGGCGCAAAAACGTTTTTGCGATTCGCTGTCCAGCGAAGGGCTGAATTTTGAAGGTAAAAGCTACCCCGTCTCCATCCGTCCCCTGATCCTGTCGAACGAGACGGTCGCGCAATTGCAGACCCTCGGCGAGGGCTTCGCCCGGGTGTTCGATCACGCCGCGAGAATCTACGTCGAGAACGAACAAGTACGCACGCTGTTTCCTGCCTACAAGAACAGCGAACACCTGACCTTCAACCTGCCGGGGCATTCACCGCTGGTACGTATTTTCAGACTCGACGGGCTATTCGACAGCGAGGGCGTCTATCGGATTCTGGAGACCAATACCGACTGCCCCGGCGGTGTGATCCAGAACGGACTGGCCGGCCGCCTCTGGGCCGAGATCGACAACCCCCTGCTGACGGGCATCGACCACAGCGTCGATTTCCAACCGTTCGTGAGCGATCCGGATCTGTTCCTCAAGGAGCTCCTGAGCGCCCACTTTCAGCGCACGGGACAACCGGCCCGGCGAGCCGCCATCGTGACGTTCAAAGGGCGCTTCAAAAACGAAGTGGCCCAGATGGTTGCCGGGTTGAACCGCCTCGGCGTGCCCACCGAGGAAATCGATGCGGCCGACCTCAAGCGGCGCGACGGTCACCTCGTCGACCCCCAAGGCCGCGTCATCGACATGGCCTACAACAAACTCGACCTGCGCGATCTTATCGACGAACCACTGGTCAGTGAGTATCTCGATGCGGCGTCGAACGCAGAGGTGACGTTCCTCAATCCGTTGATCAGCCAGTGGCCCCTTGCGGACAAGGCCATCATGGCCCTGTTGAGCGATCCCAAGATGTTGGCGCTGTTGCCCGAGGAGGATCGAGAGCTGTGCCGCACGCATATTCCCTGGACCCGTCTGCTGGCTGCCGGCCAGAGCAGCAATCCCCAGGGCCAGCCGATCGACCTGATCAGCTATGTCAGGCGGCATCGCCCACATCTGGTGTTGAAGCCCTCAAACGCGACCCGTGGTGAAGGTTTGCTGGTAGGGCCTTTCGCGACACAGGAGCAATGGGAGCAAGGGATTTGCAGTGCACTGGAGGGGCCCCACAGTTTCGTGGTTCAGCAGTACATCCAGGGCCGGACGCTTTCTGCCGTTCATCCGGACCTCGGCGTGACCGAGTCGATGTGGTCAGGGGTGGATACCTACGTATACGGCGGACGCTTCGCGGGTTTCCAGGCACGCGCCAGTTTCGACCCGGTCATGAATGTAGGCCGCAAAGGCATCCTGCTGCCCGTCATTACCCTCAAGGAGCTCGCTCGATGA